One segment of Plasmodium vivax chromosome 14, whole genome shotgun sequence DNA contains the following:
- a CDS encoding hypothetical protein, conserved (encoded by transcript PVX_123020A) gives MSLLRKGGLIASGARYIRTGKFKDPISYKQVVSEKKEDRKKEVENIRENQIKFLELLHLGNLKTPQPKKWSKRRVQNGDYVSGKAPTGGGTSGGTGGGRSDTEPSAYHRDTFTNRLKKKALQRRVLGKEGKLKEDQTEDSSQERKSDLTNGSKTDYEDNQRSGSLTQSHLPDSISDIFLERKTTLKKKIHLMNFSVTNSYVSKKYHIEVKNDPSENRFSISELKSIGLFDELEMGHGKRDAPDVATPGALSHASANGQTEGTTNAHNSQMSSQNQQNKQKVMRKIYKASINHVRDENLWKKYVQNTFIISGYLDASDIVILFWCFGKIGYRDNRLINLLCSILLKKIGELTPCALALLLNSFKKLEMKKYDTMELLTNQFCLQIQRWTSQDIALVANSLAFFYIYHKIFWRKCILKLQNGYYFSHPLHLCLIISALARLDIREGNVLLSLSKGAKKYAKQLSPNNLALVIHSFAKLKFCHPKFYNYLYQFVHAYLDRQFFLGRSHRSGPLNDASQMGGNQRSETGKRGSPSESEQNVAIGNSTVSGNSTVRANSTESANSHEEEISQFGESPVGEHPHVQAAPNCDAVATTWNAQEGEEGPPGSLPSRGGHEEDAYHKGSRSSSGGGDSSCDTPLMGNHQKGHFDLQSLVLLLFSCTCLITCTEKMILKLTYLVLPLKDHLGSHKVEKLKYVSEYIQYSYPETFAKFPKEIKMFYHYIDTYEIKKKKKVKYGARWINELSKILARINVSHLKSVYINHICADIMLPDSQIVIMCLGPYSYYVNSLVTTSTSDLKRSILEKKKYKVIPLSYHEWNKLNDYEEKIRFLYAFGRGAANYLLASSKREAADKAQLDRSCQSGGESAMEGEQLDPCHGPMDAPIDDSTQQSKNCVSEPNQQSYTSDEEDEVIDFIKRGISVDDGNEEDPSRDHVEMEEIKKFLEVEKL, from the coding sequence ATGAGCCTGCTGCGGAAAGGCGGATTAATTGCAAGCGGGGCGAGGTACATAAGGACGGGGAAATTTAAAGACCCAATAAGTTACAAACAGGTGGtgagtgaaaaaaaggaggatcggaaaaaagaagtggagAACATCAGGGAGAACCAAATAAAGTTCTTAGAGCTTCTCCATTTGGGTAATCTAAAAACGCCGCAACCGAAGAAGTGGTCGAAAAGGAGggtacaaaatggggattACGTCAGTGGGAAGGCCCCCACGGGTGGAGGTACAAGTGGAGGCACAGGTGGGGGGCGAAGTGACACCGAACCGAGTGCATACCACCGCGATACCTTCACAAACaggcttaaaaaaaaggcacttcAAAGGAGAGTGTTGGGAAAAGAAGGCAAGCTGAAGGAAGACCAAACGGAGGACTCCTCTCAGGAAAGAAAGAGTGATCTCACCAACGGAAGTAAAACCGATTATGAAGACAACCAACGTAGTGGTAGTCTAACACAATCACATCTCCCAGACAGCATTAGCGACATCTttttggagagaaaaacgacgctcaagaaaaaaatccaccTGATGAATTTTTCCGTCACAAACAGTTACGTAAGTAAGAAGTATCACATAGAGGTGAAAAACGACCCCTCTGAGAATCGATTTAGCATATCAGAACTGAAATCGATTGGGCTGTTTGATGAGCTGGAAATGGGCCACGGTAAGAGGGATGCGCCAGACGTGGCCACCCCGGGTGCGCTTTCCCACGCCAGTGCAAACGGCCAAACAGAGGGAACGACCAACGCGCATAACTCACAGATGTCTAGTCAAAACCAacaaaataagcaaaaagtTATGAGAAAGATCTACAAGGCGTCCATAAACCACGTGCGGGATGAAAACCTGTGGAAGAAATACGTCCAAAATACGTTCATCATATCGGGGTACTTAGACGCAAGCGATATAGTCATCCTGTTTTGGTGCTTTGGGAAAATCGGCTACAGAGATAACAGGCTAATAAATTTGCTGTGCTCTATACTACTGAAGAAGATAGGCGAGTTGACCCCCTGCGCTTTAGCGTTATTACTAAacagttttaaaaaactagaaatgaaaaaatatgacacGATGGAATTATTAACCAATCAGTTTTGTCTGCAGATCCAAAGGTGGACCTCCCAAGACATAGCTCTGGTTGCTAATTCGttggcctttttttacatatatcataaaatattttggagaaaatgcattttaaaactgcaaaatgggTATTACTTTTCCCACCCGTTACATTTATGCCTCATCATATCTGCGTTGGCCAGGCTGGACATCAGAGAGGGGAACGTTTTACTTTCCCTAAGTAAAGGGGCcaaaaaatacgcaaaaCAGTTGAGCCCAAATAATTTAGCTCTGGTTATTCATTCCTTCGCCAAGTTGAAGTTTTGTCACcccaaattttataattacctCTATCAGTTTGTTCATGCGTATTTAGATAGGCAGTTTTTCCTGGGGAGGTCTCACAGGAGTGGCCCCCTAAATGATGcatcccaaatggggggcaaCCAACGCAGTGAAacgggaaaaagggggagcccCTCGGAGAGTGAGCAAAATGTTGCAATTGGGAATTCTACTGTAAGTGGAAATTCTACTGTAAGAGCAAATTCGACTGAAAGTGCAAATTCacacgaagaagaaataagCCAGTTTGGTGAATCCCCTGTTGGGGAGCACCCCCATGTGCAGGCTGCACCAAACTGTGACGCCGTGGCTACTACGTGGAAcgcgcaggagggggaggaagggcCCCCTGGTTCTCTTCCCTCAAGGGGAGGGCATGAAGAAGACGCTTACCACAAAGGCAGCAGGAGTAGCAGCGGGGGAGGCGACAGTTCGTGCGACACGCCGCTTATGGGGAACCATCAAAAGGGCCACTTCGACCTGCAGTCCCTCGTTCTTTTACTCTTCTCCTGCACATGCCTAATCACCTGCACGGAAAAAATGATCTTGAAGCTGACCTACCTGGTCCTACCTCTAAAGGACCACTTGGGCAGTCACAAAGTGGAAAAACTGAAATATGTAAGTGAGTACATACAGTATAGCTACCCAGAGACCTTTGCAAAATTCCccaaagaaataaaaatgttctaTCACTACATTGATACgtatgaaattaaaaaaaaaaaaaaagtgaaatatGGAGCAAGGTGGATTAATGAGCTATCCAAAATTCTAGCAAGAATAAATGTAAGTCATTTAAAAAGCGTCTACATCAATCACATATGTGCAGATATAATGCTGCCCGATTCGCAGATTGTCATTATGTGTTTAGGGCCATATAGCTATTACGTAAATTCGTTGGTGACCACGTCTACTTCCGATTTGAAAAGATCCATTctagagaagaaaaaatacaaagtcATCCCGCTGAGTTATCACGAATGGAACAAGCTGAATGACTACGAGGAAAAGATTCGCTTCCTCTACGCCTTCGGGAGGGGCGCGGCAAACTATTTGCTCGCTAGCTCCAAAAGGGAGGCGGCAGACAAAGCGCAGTTGGACAGAAGCTGCCAAAGCGGCGGAGAAAGCGCAATGGAGGGGGAACAGTTGGACCCATGTCATGGCCCCATGGATGCCCCAATTGATGATTCCACGCAGCAGAGCAAAAATTGTGTAAGCGAGCCAAACCAGCAAAGTTACACTTCCgatgaggaagacgaagttatcgattttataaaaaggggaatcaGCGTCGATGATGGGAATGAAGAAGATCCAAGTAGGGACCACGTCGAAATGGAGGAGATAAAGAAATTCTTGGAGGTTGAGAAGTTGTGA